Proteins encoded together in one Megalops cyprinoides isolate fMegCyp1 chromosome 20, fMegCyp1.pri, whole genome shotgun sequence window:
- the LOC118795899 gene encoding occludin-like isoform X2: MYESRYDSPPSYSAPYSSRSDVFSPSRGGFAPAQPLPASLHAGGAPQHFHGWLSPPGIMRIMQGTIVLLCFVVFVCVSSALVWDMGYDRGTGGNSPGFGGYGFGGGFGTGGGYGSGYYGGGYGYYSSYLTPYSGKASMISMAAINFLASSAFLAVSFSKTSRARGRRFYLVVLAADIVLAILQAIINVVFIVGVNPMSQGSQNMVHNPMLVMCQNLDGNNFWEGAGGVGGFPMYNQYLFNYCYMDAQEIVAMVCGLLIVVALAVAAYFSHKTRSKIWRHGKPNIYWDEPLTGALVGGSLDWANRVESGRSIHDAPTLVMSEKPAPLLNVANSVISYPVESDAVLSEKDHPDPEYTERSVSSQAWSSPHSGGAGSIKPKQADREWKPSARRVKRRGLSSQGEESQNETGYTTGGDTGTELDPDQWRSAYPEITSDAQRQEYKREFDSDLRRYRRLCAEMDNINDQMNKLSRELDELPEGTARYQAVADEFNRLKDLKRTPDYQTKKLQCRELRQKLFHIKQQVKTYDRERV, translated from the exons ATGTACGAGTCTCGCTATGACAGCCCCCCCTCGTACAGCGCCCCTTACAGCTCTCGCTCGGATGTGTTCAGCCCCTCCCGGGGGGGGTTTGCCCCGGCCCAGccgctccctgcctctctccacgCGGGGGGGGCACCCCAGCACTTCCACGGGTGGCTCTCCCCCCCGGGGATCATGAGGATCATGCAGGGCACCATCGTGCTCCTCTGCTTCGTGGTCTTCGTCTGTGTGTCGTCCGCACTGGTCTGGGACATGGGGTATGAccgggggacgggggggaaCAGCCCGGGCTTCGGGGGGTACGGCTTCGGAGGCGGTTTTGGGACGGGTGGCGGATATGGCTCTGGTTACTATGGAGGCGGCTACGGCTACTACAGTTCTTACCTGACCCCGTACTCCGGCAAGGCCAGCATGATCTCCATGGCAGCTATAAACTTCCTGGCCTCCTCGGCCTTCCTGGCGGTCAGCTTCTCCAAGACCAGCAGAGCGCGCGGCCGGAGGTTCTACCTGGTGGTGCTGGCAGCGGACATTGTGCTGGCCATCCTCCAGGCCATCATCAACGTGGTGTTCATCGTCGGGGTGAACCCCATGTCCCAGGGGTCGCAGAACATGGTCCACAACCCCATGCTGGTGATGTGCCAGAATCTGGACGGGAACAATTTTTGGGAAGGAGccggaggggtgggggggtttccGATGTACAACCAGTACCTGTTTAACTACTGCTACATGGATGCACAGGAG ATCGTGGCAATGGTTTGCGGGCTCCTGATCGTGGTGGCACTGGCCGTGGCGGCGTACTTCTCTCACAAAACAAGGAGCAAGATCTGGAGGCACGGGAAACCCAACATCTACTGGGACGAGCCTCTGACCGGTGCCCTGGTGGGCGGAAGCCTGGACTGG GCAAACAGAGTGGAGAGTGGGAGAAGTATTCACGATGCCCCAACGCTGGTGATGTCAGAGAAACCCGCCCCCTTACTGAACGTGGCCAATAGTGTCATCTCCTACCCTGTGGAATCAGACGCTGTCCTCAGTGAGAAAGACCACCCTGACCCTGA GTACACGGAGCGTTCTGTCAGCTCTCAGGCATGGTCTTCGCCCCACAGCGGGGGGGCTGGCAGCATCAAACCGAAACAGGCAGATAGGGAGTGGAAGCCATCGGCTCGGAGGGTGAAGAGGCGTGGCCTGAGCAGTCAGGGGGAGGAGTCACAGAACGAGACGGGTTACACCACGGGCGGAGACACGGGCACTGAGCTGGACCCGGATCAGTGGCGGAG TGCGTACCCTGAGATCACATCAGACGCACAGCGGCAGGAATACAAGAGGGAGTTTGACTCAGACCTGAGGCGCTACAGGCGTCTGTGCGCAGAGATGGACAACATTAATGACCAGATGAACAAACTGAGCCGAGAGCTGGACGAGCTGCCAGAGGGGACGGCCAGGTACCAG gctGTTGCGGATGAGTTTAACAGACTGAAGGATCTGAAAAGG ACCCCCGACTATCAGACCAAGAAGCTGCAGTGCAGAGAGCTGAGACAGAAACTCTTCCACATCAAGCAGCAGGTGAAGACCTACGACAGAGAGCGAGTGTAG
- the LOC118795901 gene encoding MARVEL domain-containing protein 2-like, with translation MTSTIRNSFESGRNRTPLTHEVSDSNESLQNQREDLQGKHSKRALQMIPDHDDSSAFSDSAAQSGVSPEDEEEETPQESKMKKRLLPQSWRGLFRKWRKGDDITASQQGSVDERILPNGTRVSPPVSPLLDRRFGEPEDSLRSSRSSRKPLLTDSPTGCSYRDALFHDSIGGSELTSIHPAEYYAEKLEVYQQKYSYLKSWPGLLRLLAGLQLLFGGMVFACVCAYIQKDSEWYNLYGFNAPSYSYSGYYYRGPMTAFVLAVAGLAWIVTVILLVLGLTMYYRTILLDSHWWPLTEAALNVSLFLLYLAAGIVYINDLNRGGMCYMTVGFNPLVSTLCRVEGGQMAGTAFIFINMLLYLISFLVCLKMWRHEVARRWRGNPETEPPPLQPPHSTSTTHSRSRRITFEDEEDGNVMKSRQIPVPESGDGVATLNRAIPTGYVPKPRVIPDYIMKYPDIHTPEEREKYKAVFNDQYQEYKQLHRDISATLRKFSELDAAMSRLLNKVNSREEQERINQMLKTYNTKKNEPAFLEKKERCDYLKAKLNHIKSRIQEFDRTAMAKSGP, from the exons ATGACCTCTACCATAAGGAACAGTTTTGAGAGTGGAAGAAATAGGACACCGCTCACTCATGAGGTCAGTGATTCAAATGAATCTCTCCAAAATCAAAGAGAGGACCTACaaggaaaacattcaaaacGTGCCCTCCAGATGATCCCAGACCACGACGACTCCTCGGCCTTCAGCGACAGTGCTGCCCAATCCGGGGTCTCCccagaggatgaggaagaggagacacCCCAGGAGAGCAAGATGAAGAAAAGGCTCCTCCCCCAGTCATGGAGGGGCCTCTTCAGGAAGTGGAGAAagggtgatgacatcactgcttcTCAGCAGGGCTCCGTGGATGAGAGGATCCTTCCCAACGGAACCCGGGTCAGCCCCCCCGTTAGCCCCCTGCTGGACCGCAGGTTCGGGGAGCCCGAGGACTCTCTCAGGTCCAGCAGGAGCTCCCGCAAGCCACTGCTAACGGACAGCCCCACAGGGTGCTCCTACCGAGATGCCCTGTTCCACGACTCCATCGGGGGGTCGGAGCTGACCAGCATCCACCCAGCGGAGTACTACGCAGAGAAACTGGAGGTGTACCAGCAGAAGTACTCCTACCTGAAGTCCTGGCCAGGCCTGCTGAGGCTGCTGGCGGGGCTGCAGCTCCTCTTCGGGGGCATGGTGTTCGCCTGCGTCTGCGCCTACATCCAGAAGGACAGCGAGTGGTACAACCTCTACGGCTTTAACGCCCCCAGCTACTCCTACAGCGGCTACTACTACCGCGGGCCCATGACCGCGTTCGTGCTGGCGGTGGCCGGCCTGGCCTGGATCGTCACGGTCATCCTGCTGGTGCTGGGTCTCACCATGTACTACCGCACCATCCTGCTGGACTCCCACTGGTGGCCCCTGACCGAGGCCGCCCTCAACGTCAGCCTCTTCCTGCTCTACCTGGCCGCAGGTATCGTCTACATCAACGACCTGAACCGGGGCGGGATGTGCTACATGACGGTGGGTTTTAACCCGCTGGTGTCCACCCTGTGCCGGGTGGAGGGGGGCCAGATGGCGGGCACGGccttcatcttcatcaacatGCTCCTCTACCTCATCAGCTTCCTGGTGTGCCTGAAGATGTGGAGGCACGAGGTGGCACGGAGGTGGAGGGGGAACCCCGAAACTGAG cccccacccctccagccTCCACACTCCACCAGCACCACCCACAGCAGATCCAGGAGGATCACAtttgaggatgaggaggatgggAATGTGATGAAGAGCAGGCAGATCCCTGTCCCAGAGTCAGGTGACGGCGTGGCCACCCTGAATAGAGCCATTCCCACCGGATATGTCCCAAAGCCCCGGGTCATTCCAGACTACATCAT GAAATACCCTGATATTCACACaccagaggagagggagaagtaCAAAGCGGTCTTTAATGACCAGTACCAGGAGTACAAGCAATTGCACAGGGACATCAGCGCCACCCTGAGGAAATTCAGTGAACTGGACGCTGCAATGAGCAGGCTGCTCAACAAAGTGAACAGCCGAGAG gaacaggaaagaATCAATCAGATGCTGAAGACATACAACACGAAAAAGAAT GAACCTGCATTTTTAGAGAAAAAGGAACGCTGCGATTACCTGAAGGCCAAACTGAACCATATCAAGAGCAGGATCCAAGAGTTTGACCGGACCGCGATGGCGAAGAGCGGGCCCTGA
- the LOC118795899 gene encoding occludin-like isoform X1 — protein sequence MMDTGLLFGACVCRALISSVSSPAVCLHRIMYESRYDSPPSYSAPYSSRSDVFSPSRGGFAPAQPLPASLHAGGAPQHFHGWLSPPGIMRIMQGTIVLLCFVVFVCVSSALVWDMGYDRGTGGNSPGFGGYGFGGGFGTGGGYGSGYYGGGYGYYSSYLTPYSGKASMISMAAINFLASSAFLAVSFSKTSRARGRRFYLVVLAADIVLAILQAIINVVFIVGVNPMSQGSQNMVHNPMLVMCQNLDGNNFWEGAGGVGGFPMYNQYLFNYCYMDAQEIVAMVCGLLIVVALAVAAYFSHKTRSKIWRHGKPNIYWDEPLTGALVGGSLDWANRVESGRSIHDAPTLVMSEKPAPLLNVANSVISYPVESDAVLSEKDHPDPEYTERSVSSQAWSSPHSGGAGSIKPKQADREWKPSARRVKRRGLSSQGEESQNETGYTTGGDTGTELDPDQWRSAYPEITSDAQRQEYKREFDSDLRRYRRLCAEMDNINDQMNKLSRELDELPEGTARYQAVADEFNRLKDLKRTPDYQTKKLQCRELRQKLFHIKQQVKTYDRERV from the exons ATGATGGACACTGGTTTATTGTTTGGAGCATGTGTGTGCCGTGCACTgatctcctctgtctcctccccagCGGTCTGCCTTCACCGAATCATGTACGAGTCTCGCTATGACAGCCCCCCCTCGTACAGCGCCCCTTACAGCTCTCGCTCGGATGTGTTCAGCCCCTCCCGGGGGGGGTTTGCCCCGGCCCAGccgctccctgcctctctccacgCGGGGGGGGCACCCCAGCACTTCCACGGGTGGCTCTCCCCCCCGGGGATCATGAGGATCATGCAGGGCACCATCGTGCTCCTCTGCTTCGTGGTCTTCGTCTGTGTGTCGTCCGCACTGGTCTGGGACATGGGGTATGAccgggggacgggggggaaCAGCCCGGGCTTCGGGGGGTACGGCTTCGGAGGCGGTTTTGGGACGGGTGGCGGATATGGCTCTGGTTACTATGGAGGCGGCTACGGCTACTACAGTTCTTACCTGACCCCGTACTCCGGCAAGGCCAGCATGATCTCCATGGCAGCTATAAACTTCCTGGCCTCCTCGGCCTTCCTGGCGGTCAGCTTCTCCAAGACCAGCAGAGCGCGCGGCCGGAGGTTCTACCTGGTGGTGCTGGCAGCGGACATTGTGCTGGCCATCCTCCAGGCCATCATCAACGTGGTGTTCATCGTCGGGGTGAACCCCATGTCCCAGGGGTCGCAGAACATGGTCCACAACCCCATGCTGGTGATGTGCCAGAATCTGGACGGGAACAATTTTTGGGAAGGAGccggaggggtgggggggtttccGATGTACAACCAGTACCTGTTTAACTACTGCTACATGGATGCACAGGAG ATCGTGGCAATGGTTTGCGGGCTCCTGATCGTGGTGGCACTGGCCGTGGCGGCGTACTTCTCTCACAAAACAAGGAGCAAGATCTGGAGGCACGGGAAACCCAACATCTACTGGGACGAGCCTCTGACCGGTGCCCTGGTGGGCGGAAGCCTGGACTGG GCAAACAGAGTGGAGAGTGGGAGAAGTATTCACGATGCCCCAACGCTGGTGATGTCAGAGAAACCCGCCCCCTTACTGAACGTGGCCAATAGTGTCATCTCCTACCCTGTGGAATCAGACGCTGTCCTCAGTGAGAAAGACCACCCTGACCCTGA GTACACGGAGCGTTCTGTCAGCTCTCAGGCATGGTCTTCGCCCCACAGCGGGGGGGCTGGCAGCATCAAACCGAAACAGGCAGATAGGGAGTGGAAGCCATCGGCTCGGAGGGTGAAGAGGCGTGGCCTGAGCAGTCAGGGGGAGGAGTCACAGAACGAGACGGGTTACACCACGGGCGGAGACACGGGCACTGAGCTGGACCCGGATCAGTGGCGGAG TGCGTACCCTGAGATCACATCAGACGCACAGCGGCAGGAATACAAGAGGGAGTTTGACTCAGACCTGAGGCGCTACAGGCGTCTGTGCGCAGAGATGGACAACATTAATGACCAGATGAACAAACTGAGCCGAGAGCTGGACGAGCTGCCAGAGGGGACGGCCAGGTACCAG gctGTTGCGGATGAGTTTAACAGACTGAAGGATCTGAAAAGG ACCCCCGACTATCAGACCAAGAAGCTGCAGTGCAGAGAGCTGAGACAGAAACTCTTCCACATCAAGCAGCAGGTGAAGACCTACGACAGAGAGCGAGTGTAG